Proteins co-encoded in one Desulfallas thermosapovorans DSM 6562 genomic window:
- a CDS encoding Fe-S-containing hydro-lyase codes for MTKIKLTTPVSDDVLEKLRIGQKVLLNGVLYTGRDAAHKKLVELLDNGQELPIDLKGQIIYYVGPSPAKPGQIIGSAGPTTSGRMDLYAPKLIALGLKGMVGKGKRSPEVIKAIKQYKAVYFAAVGGAAALISKSIKKCEVVAYPELGPEAIHRLEVVDFPVIVVNDTLGGDLYEEGSKIYAIR; via the coding sequence ATGACTAAGATTAAATTGACCACACCTGTTTCCGATGACGTTCTGGAAAAGTTGCGTATTGGTCAAAAGGTGTTGTTAAACGGTGTCTTGTATACCGGAAGAGATGCCGCGCATAAAAAACTGGTGGAGTTGCTGGATAATGGCCAGGAATTGCCTATAGATCTGAAGGGACAGATTATATATTATGTAGGTCCGTCCCCCGCCAAGCCCGGGCAAATTATAGGTTCCGCCGGTCCTACCACCAGCGGCAGAATGGATTTATATGCTCCCAAGCTTATAGCGCTGGGCTTAAAAGGAATGGTGGGCAAGGGTAAACGTTCCCCAGAGGTAATAAAGGCGATAAAACAATATAAAGCAGTATATTTTGCAGCTGTTGGGGGTGCCGCCGCTCTTATCAGCAAAAGCATCAAGAAATGTGAAGTGGTGGCTTACCCGGAACTTGGCCCGGAAGCGATTCATCGTCTGGAAGTTGTGGATTTTCCGGTGATCGTAGTTAACGATACCCTGGGCGGGGATTTATACGAAGAAGGCTCTAAAATATACGCAATAAGATAA
- a CDS encoding AAA family ATPase, whose amino-acid sequence MVKIKMWHTSGGKGQLTQRDALNTDKNMLISEKHGTKAGDLDNKVNEIRKELDSLVGLNNVKKHIGEIYAYMEIQKRRSREKLHTESQVLHMVFKGNPGTGKTTVARILGKLFREAGILPKGHLVEVERADLVGEYIGHTAQKSREQIKRSLGGILFIDEAYSLARGGEKDFGKEAIDTIVKGMEDNKDNLIIILAGYREEMNKFMQTNPGLRSRFPIHINFPDYSTDELLAIADMMLQQRQYKLSSGAREELRMIIEAVPRLHEHNGNARLVRNLIERAMRVQAVRLMDQEQITREDLMVLTREDMVGARDSVRN is encoded by the coding sequence ATGGTTAAAATCAAAATGTGGCATACATCCGGGGGGAAAGGTCAGCTTACCCAACGCGATGCTTTAAACACTGATAAAAATATGTTAATATCTGAAAAGCATGGCACCAAGGCTGGCGATTTGGATAATAAAGTTAATGAAATTAGAAAAGAGCTTGATTCTCTGGTCGGCTTAAACAATGTGAAGAAGCATATTGGCGAAATATATGCATATATGGAAATACAAAAACGCCGTTCCAGGGAAAAATTACATACTGAGTCCCAGGTGCTGCATATGGTGTTCAAAGGAAATCCCGGCACTGGTAAAACCACCGTAGCCAGAATACTGGGCAAATTATTCCGAGAAGCGGGCATCTTACCCAAAGGGCACCTGGTGGAGGTGGAAAGGGCAGATTTGGTGGGGGAATACATTGGCCATACAGCTCAAAAATCCAGAGAACAGATTAAAAGATCCCTGGGGGGTATTTTATTTATAGATGAAGCCTATTCTCTGGCAAGAGGCGGTGAAAAGGACTTTGGCAAGGAGGCCATCGATACCATCGTCAAGGGCATGGAGGACAACAAAGATAATTTAATAATTATTTTAGCCGGTTACAGGGAGGAAATGAACAAGTTTATGCAAACCAACCCGGGTTTGCGTTCCCGGTTTCCTATACACATAAATTTTCCCGATTATAGCACGGATGAATTGCTGGCTATAGCTGATATGATGTTACAACAAAGGCAGTATAAATTATCAAGCGGGGCAAGGGAAGAGTTAAGGATGATTATTGAAGCCGTGCCCAGGTTGCATGAGCATAATGGCAATGCCAGATTGGTGCGTAACTTAATAGAAAGGGCTATGCGTGTACAGGCGGTGCGACTTATGGATCAAGAGCAGATAACCAGGGAAGATTTAATGGTTTTAACCAGGGAGGATATGGTTGGGGCACGCGATAGTGTGCGAAATTAA
- a CDS encoding fumarate hydratase gives MKTINAANISQAVAKLCMEANYFLGRDMIEALQQAYEQEISLTGKEIIQQIIDNAGIAKSEEVPMCQDTGFAVVFVELGQDVHIEGGSLEDAINEGVRRGYTDGFLRKSIVGHPLDRVNTGDNTPAVIHLKLVSGDKLKITVAPKGGGSENMSAIKMLKPAEGVEGVKKFVIDTVMAAGPNPCPPIIVGVGIGGTFEKAALLAKESLLRPVGKPNARPEIAELEKELLVSINNLGIGPQGLGGRITALAVHVDVYPAHIASLPVAVNINCHASRHKEVIL, from the coding sequence ATTAAAACAATTAATGCTGCCAATATATCACAAGCGGTGGCCAAGCTTTGCATGGAAGCCAACTATTTTCTGGGGCGGGATATGATAGAAGCTCTGCAACAAGCTTATGAACAGGAAATTTCTTTGACCGGTAAAGAGATTATTCAGCAAATTATTGATAATGCTGGTATAGCCAAATCGGAAGAAGTTCCCATGTGTCAAGATACCGGCTTTGCAGTGGTTTTTGTAGAGTTAGGACAGGATGTACATATCGAAGGAGGTTCTCTGGAAGACGCTATCAACGAGGGTGTCCGCAGGGGATATACTGATGGTTTCCTGAGAAAATCCATAGTTGGACATCCGTTGGATCGAGTAAATACCGGTGACAATACACCCGCTGTGATACATTTAAAACTGGTATCGGGTGATAAATTGAAAATAACCGTGGCTCCCAAGGGGGGCGGCAGTGAAAATATGAGTGCCATAAAAATGCTCAAGCCCGCTGAAGGAGTAGAAGGGGTAAAGAAGTTTGTTATTGATACTGTAATGGCGGCAGGGCCCAACCCGTGCCCGCCCATTATTGTAGGTGTGGGAATAGGCGGGACATTTGAAAAAGCAGCCTTGCTGGCCAAGGAGTCGTTATTGAGGCCGGTGGGCAAGCCAAATGCTAGGCCGGAAATTGCTGAATTGGAAAAGGAACTTCTAGTTAGTATAAATAATCTCGGCATTGGACCCCAGGGCCTGGGTGGACGTATCACTGCCCTTGCCGTGCATGTGGATGTTTATCCCGCCCACATAGCCAGCCTGCCCGTGGCGGTCAATATTAATTGCCATGCCAGCAGGCATAAAGAAGTTATATTATAG
- a CDS encoding sigma-54 interaction domain-containing protein codes for MQRVVIIGIGDDGASVYSLLKNIEDVKIVCLFKTGAEKKTVDLWTNENVKILDIEKLPEIKNIDVIINTVGSKEVNNFIKGISGSVSVVETSAVNIMLRLFREKEELLQIKRIQGELSTILNSVQEAVEVADNNGVVKYVNPAFTRITGIPGEQRIGKNVFDISPDGALAMALKTGKNIFGHRVRVGGSNAEVVSNASPIIVDGNLEGAVVVFQHFTDVMKLMDELRHHTTMIENLYDKLGQVTTCKYSFADILGNSPDLKKSIQVAERAARSNSTVLLLGESGTGKELFAHAIHYASSRREKPFIKVNCAAIPENLLESEFFGYAKGAFTGATKSKIGKFELANGGTIFLDEIGDMNLILQGKLLRVLQEMEFERVGGNQTIRVDVRVIAATNRNLPQLIRSGKFREDLYYRLNVVEVTIPPLRVRKEDLPILVNHLIIKLNRKLGKKVKGLTPDAEEVLYSYDWPGNVRELENVVERVMVTVDEDVLSKKNFIQHVSQLKTTPERDMELIPIDRMEQILISKALAKYGNTVEGKRRAAQALNISLATLYNKIKRAKFENSNV; via the coding sequence ATGCAAAGGGTAGTTATTATCGGTATAGGGGATGATGGAGCGTCTGTTTATAGCTTATTGAAAAATATTGAGGATGTGAAGATAGTATGCTTGTTTAAAACAGGCGCGGAAAAGAAGACAGTGGATTTATGGACCAATGAGAATGTGAAAATTTTGGATATAGAAAAACTCCCCGAAATAAAAAATATAGATGTAATTATCAATACAGTTGGCAGCAAAGAAGTGAACAATTTTATCAAAGGAATCAGTGGTTCAGTATCAGTTGTTGAGACCAGCGCGGTAAATATAATGTTACGGCTTTTTAGGGAAAAAGAGGAACTTTTGCAAATCAAAAGAATCCAGGGGGAACTGTCCACTATATTAAACTCCGTGCAGGAAGCCGTTGAAGTGGCGGATAATAACGGAGTGGTTAAATACGTAAACCCGGCCTTTACTCGGATCACCGGGATTCCGGGGGAACAAAGAATTGGAAAAAACGTATTTGATATATCACCGGATGGCGCACTGGCTATGGCGCTAAAAACCGGAAAAAATATTTTCGGCCACCGTGTCCGGGTGGGAGGAAGTAATGCAGAGGTGGTAAGCAATGCTTCGCCTATTATCGTGGATGGTAACTTGGAAGGGGCGGTGGTGGTATTTCAACATTTTACTGATGTGATGAAGCTTATGGATGAACTGCGTCACCACACCACAATGATTGAAAATCTATATGATAAGTTAGGCCAGGTAACCACCTGCAAGTACAGTTTTGCAGATATTTTAGGTAACAGCCCGGATTTAAAGAAAAGTATTCAAGTAGCCGAAAGGGCGGCTCGTAGTAATTCAACGGTGCTTTTGTTGGGGGAAAGCGGTACTGGTAAAGAGCTTTTTGCCCATGCGATACATTATGCCAGCTCAAGGCGGGAGAAGCCTTTTATTAAAGTTAATTGTGCTGCTATCCCGGAGAATCTTTTGGAAAGTGAATTTTTTGGCTATGCTAAGGGCGCTTTTACAGGCGCAACCAAATCTAAAATTGGAAAATTTGAATTGGCCAACGGAGGAACAATTTTTCTTGATGAAATTGGTGATATGAATTTGATTCTACAAGGCAAGCTGCTGCGTGTTTTGCAAGAAATGGAGTTTGAAAGGGTGGGTGGCAACCAAACCATTCGTGTTGATGTTCGTGTAATTGCGGCCACCAACAGAAATCTACCTCAATTGATTAGGTCGGGAAAATTCAGGGAGGATTTGTACTATAGACTTAATGTTGTGGAAGTAACAATACCTCCTTTACGGGTTCGCAAAGAGGATTTACCTATATTAGTCAACCATTTAATCATTAAGTTAAATCGCAAGCTGGGTAAGAAAGTTAAGGGGTTAACCCCGGATGCCGAAGAAGTGTTATACAGTTATGATTGGCCGGGTAATGTACGGGAATTGGAGAACGTGGTGGAAAGGGTAATGGTTACCGTCGATGAAGATGTGCTGTCCAAGAAAAATTTTATTCAACATGTCAGCCAACTTAAAACAACGCCGGAGAGGGACATGGAACTAATACCTATCGACAGGATGGAACAAATATTAATAAGTAAAGCCCTCGCCAAGTATGGAAATACAGTTGAGGGTAAACGGAGGGCGGCACAGGCCTTAAATATATCTTTAGCCACTTTATACAATAAAATTAAAAGGGCGAAATTTGAAAATTCAAACGTTTAG
- the lexA gene encoding transcriptional repressor LexA — translation MKDNLSKREEDILSVIQHNIESKGYPPSVREIGQAVGLKSSSTVHGYLRRLEEKGMLRRDPAKPRAIEVIYAQGKPYKEMIPVPVLGRVAAGIPLLALENCENVFPLPVDFVGHGESFMLKVKGDSMIEAGILEGDLVLVRRQPSVENGDIAVALIEEEATIKRFFKENDHIRLQPENSRLAPILVKEVQILGKVVGLVRKF, via the coding sequence TTGAAAGATAACCTGAGTAAACGCGAAGAAGATATTTTGAGTGTTATTCAACACAATATAGAAAGCAAGGGATATCCACCTTCGGTGAGGGAAATTGGTCAAGCGGTGGGTTTAAAGTCAAGTTCCACTGTACATGGCTATCTACGACGATTAGAGGAAAAGGGAATGCTTAGAAGAGACCCTGCCAAACCCAGGGCCATTGAAGTAATATATGCTCAAGGCAAACCCTACAAGGAAATGATTCCCGTACCGGTGCTGGGCCGGGTTGCCGCCGGAATACCTTTACTAGCGTTGGAAAACTGTGAGAACGTATTTCCTTTACCAGTGGATTTTGTGGGGCATGGCGAATCTTTTATGCTCAAAGTAAAGGGCGACAGTATGATTGAAGCTGGTATTCTAGAGGGAGACCTTGTGCTGGTCAGACGCCAGCCCAGTGTAGAGAACGGAGATATAGCCGTTGCGTTAATCGAAGAGGAAGCAACTATCAAGAGGTTTTTTAAGGAAAATGATCATATAAGGTTGCAACCAGAAAACTCTCGATTAGCACCTATACTAGTAAAGGAAGTACAAATACTGGGCAAGGTGGTCGGCCTGGTAAGAAAGTTTTAG
- a CDS encoding selenium metabolism-associated LysR family transcriptional regulator, with translation MNFKQLEAFVRVAELQSFTRAARQMFMSQPAVSFQIKALEEDLSITLFQRSERKVTLTEAGRLLYPEAKQMLGHYDKIRAGLDALRGLKSGHLLIGASTIPGEYLLPGIIGSFRSKYPGVRVSLRIAGSGDVVRMVQERDIDLGVVGAAGQQDNVHFEKWLDDELVLIVPPHHHWSGKSVDISRLAGENLILREEGSGTRKSIFDILAKQGLCLDKLKTEIELGSTRSVISAVQAGMGIAFVSRWAATDVIEAGKVGEARLKGVNMTRSFYLAQFHPGITNYAADTFIAMLKEYSGT, from the coding sequence ATGAATTTTAAGCAATTGGAAGCATTTGTGCGGGTAGCTGAACTGCAAAGTTTTACAAGAGCTGCCAGGCAGATGTTTATGAGCCAGCCCGCTGTTAGTTTTCAGATCAAAGCTTTGGAAGAGGACCTTAGCATCACTCTTTTTCAGCGCAGTGAAAGAAAGGTTACCCTGACAGAGGCCGGCAGGTTGCTTTATCCCGAGGCTAAACAGATGCTGGGCCATTATGATAAGATCAGGGCTGGATTGGATGCCTTGCGGGGCCTAAAGTCAGGGCACCTTCTGATAGGTGCCAGCACCATACCGGGGGAATACCTTCTGCCCGGTATAATCGGCTCTTTTAGGTCTAAATATCCCGGAGTGCGGGTGAGCCTGCGCATTGCAGGTAGTGGTGATGTGGTTAGGATGGTGCAAGAAAGGGATATCGACCTGGGTGTAGTGGGTGCCGCCGGGCAGCAGGATAATGTGCATTTTGAAAAATGGCTTGATGATGAACTGGTGTTGATCGTTCCCCCGCATCATCACTGGTCGGGGAAAAGTGTAGATATTTCCCGTTTAGCAGGTGAAAACCTGATATTACGGGAAGAAGGTTCAGGCACTAGAAAATCCATATTTGATATACTGGCTAAACAAGGCTTATGTTTAGATAAATTAAAAACAGAAATAGAACTGGGCAGTACCCGGTCAGTAATTAGTGCAGTGCAGGCAGGCATGGGTATAGCCTTTGTTTCCCGTTGGGCGGCCACTGATGTAATCGAGGCCGGTAAAGTGGGTGAAGCCAGGTTAAAGGGCGTTAACATGACCCGCAGTTTTTACCTGGCCCAGTTTCATCCTGGTATTACTAATTACGCAGCCGATACCTTTATTGCAATGTTGAAGGAATACAGCGGTACTTAA
- the miaA gene encoding tRNA (adenosine(37)-N6)-dimethylallyltransferase MiaA produces MKNNNKIPLLVIAGPTATGKTEVAVEVADRLNGEVVSADSMQIYRFMDIGTAKPTVEETRGVPHHLINIVDPDVNFTAAVFQNLARKAIANIHNHGSVPLLVGGTGFYIDAVIYDYDFSGVGADEELRKSLKREAEQKGNEAVHKLLETVDPVTAARIHVNDLKRIIRALEIYHQTGNAGAMFRNNNKLPYPDYDILFIALYYQRDILYKRIETRVDKMIESGLVDEVQSLLNAGYHRNLISMQGLGYKEIAGYLYNEYSLDEAVQLLKKNTRRFAKRQLTWFRRYSSIKWIDMEKYDTIKRVADVIEHLMSGIIKNR; encoded by the coding sequence ATGAAAAATAATAATAAAATACCGCTTCTGGTTATTGCGGGTCCTACGGCCACCGGGAAAACTGAGGTTGCCGTAGAGGTGGCCGACAGGTTAAATGGTGAAGTAGTATCAGCAGATTCAATGCAGATATATCGTTTTATGGATATCGGCACTGCCAAACCTACTGTTGAGGAAACCAGAGGGGTGCCCCATCATTTAATAAATATTGTTGACCCCGATGTTAATTTTACCGCGGCGGTTTTTCAGAATTTAGCAAGGAAGGCCATAGCAAATATCCACAACCATGGCAGTGTGCCGCTTTTGGTGGGCGGTACCGGTTTTTACATAGATGCGGTAATTTATGATTATGATTTCAGCGGTGTAGGGGCGGATGAGGAACTTCGCAAGTCATTAAAACGGGAGGCTGAACAAAAGGGAAATGAAGCTGTGCATAAATTGCTTGAAACAGTTGATCCAGTAACGGCAGCCCGTATTCATGTGAATGATCTTAAAAGAATCATTCGGGCTTTGGAAATATACCACCAAACCGGTAATGCGGGTGCTATGTTTCGTAACAATAACAAGCTGCCCTATCCGGATTATGATATATTATTTATTGCACTTTATTACCAGCGGGATATACTATATAAACGAATAGAAACACGGGTCGATAAGATGATAGAAAGTGGTTTGGTGGACGAGGTACAAAGCTTATTAAACGCCGGGTACCATCGCAATCTAATCTCTATGCAGGGCCTGGGATACAAGGAAATTGCCGGCTATTTATACAATGAATATTCCTTGGATGAAGCGGTACAGCTATTGAAAAAAAATACCAGGCGATTTGCCAAGCGACAGTTGACTTGGTTTAGGCGATATAGTAGTATCAAATGGATAGATATGGAGAAGTATGATACAATAAAACGTGTTGCAGATGTAATTGAGCATCTAATGTCCGGAATTATTAAGAATCGTTAG
- the hfq gene encoding RNA chaperone Hfq — protein sequence MTKAQINLQDAFLNQVRKDNIPVTIFLINGFQLKGMVKGFDNFTVIMESDGKQMMVYKHAISTVSPMKPVNTSFSEVKPV from the coding sequence ATGACAAAGGCTCAAATAAATTTACAGGACGCATTTTTAAACCAGGTAAGGAAAGATAATATACCGGTGACCATTTTTTTGATTAATGGTTTTCAATTAAAAGGTATGGTTAAAGGTTTTGATAATTTTACAGTTATTATGGAAAGCGACGGCAAACAAATGATGGTTTACAAACACGCCATTTCCACAGTTAGTCCCATGAAGCCTGTTAATACATCTTTTTCGGAGGTTAAACCCGTCTAA
- a CDS encoding class I SAM-dependent methyltransferase has translation MIAQNGRCGIVTTSLKPRAKQWDRAEIISAETGFPLVPRGKKTIQELAEEWHAEHVIVVKDQQITCITGDSELFFHPSMAILRIKEIRSGKNDTMINAMGLKPGEKLLDCTLGLGVDAVVASFVLGKEGLVVGLESSPIIASIVRAGLHSYKRAAKAIQEAMERIVVVNADHRTILDTMPPNSFDVVYFDPMFRRPVLKSSAINALRPLADTRLLIPEVIDAALRVARRRVVVKDNKEAHELIRLGFSRIEGGKHSQVKYGIMIKKE, from the coding sequence TTGATAGCACAAAATGGCCGGTGCGGCATTGTAACCACATCCTTGAAACCCCGTGCAAAGCAATGGGATCGGGCAGAAATAATCAGCGCGGAAACAGGTTTTCCTTTAGTACCAAGGGGTAAGAAAACCATACAAGAATTGGCTGAAGAATGGCACGCAGAACATGTAATAGTGGTCAAAGACCAGCAAATAACTTGCATTACCGGTGATTCAGAACTTTTTTTCCACCCCAGTATGGCTATTCTGCGTATAAAAGAAATACGATCGGGTAAAAATGATACGATGATCAATGCCATGGGTTTAAAACCCGGTGAAAAGTTGTTGGATTGCACACTGGGTTTGGGTGTGGATGCTGTTGTGGCCAGTTTTGTGCTCGGAAAAGAGGGGTTGGTAGTAGGGTTGGAATCATCCCCAATTATAGCTTCCATTGTGCGGGCAGGTTTGCATAGTTATAAAAGGGCAGCTAAGGCTATACAAGAGGCCATGGAACGTATAGTGGTGGTCAATGCCGACCATCGTACTATCCTTGATACCATGCCCCCCAACAGCTTTGACGTGGTTTATTTTGACCCCATGTTTCGCCGCCCGGTGTTGAAATCAAGCGCTATAAATGCCCTCAGACCACTGGCTGATACACGTTTGTTAATTCCCGAGGTGATTGATGCGGCATTGCGGGTGGCGAGGCGACGAGTGGTGGTTAAAGATAACAAAGAGGCACATGAACTAATTAGGTTGGGTTTTAGTCGTATCGAAGGGGGAAAACACTCCCAGGTGAAATATGGTATTATGATTAAGAAAGAATGA
- a CDS encoding aminotransferase class I/II-fold pyridoxal phosphate-dependent enzyme has product MQLKDLTAIAAEVDRKVEEIYGALKPVEHANHAKVLNAFVEARVSTYHLKGSTGYGYDDDGRETLEEMFARIFGTEAALVRGQIVSGTHAIALCLYGVLKNGDTLLTVQGKPYDTLEQIIGAGATIEGSLSSMGVRYRQLELLSDYGLDWSSIDQALRQPVKMVLLQRSCGYSTRPSLNMKQLDKLCRFIKDRQPDTIIFVDNCYGEFVEESEPTEHGADLIAGSLIKNPGGGLAPTGGYVAGKQSLVRLAAGRLTAPGIGSDVGPTLGWQRLLYQGLYMAPHAVMEALRGAIWGACFFQELGFEVFPTPEMSRTDIIQAVVLGSAERLQAFCRGVQGASPVDSHVAPVPAPMPGYAHSVIMAAGTFVQGASLEFTADAPVREPYVAYFQGGLSLNYTKIGLIRAAAEVLRR; this is encoded by the coding sequence GTGCAATTGAAAGATTTAACAGCTATTGCTGCCGAAGTGGATAGAAAAGTTGAAGAAATATACGGTGCACTAAAGCCCGTGGAACATGCAAATCACGCCAAGGTACTGAATGCCTTTGTGGAAGCACGGGTCAGCACTTATCATCTTAAGGGCTCAACAGGATATGGTTATGATGACGATGGCCGTGAAACCCTGGAGGAAATGTTTGCCAGGATTTTTGGCACTGAGGCCGCCCTGGTAAGGGGGCAGATCGTCAGCGGCACCCATGCCATAGCCCTGTGCTTATATGGGGTGTTGAAGAACGGTGATACATTACTAACTGTACAGGGCAAGCCCTATGATACCTTAGAGCAAATAATTGGCGCGGGGGCTACCATCGAGGGTTCACTGTCTAGCATGGGGGTACGTTACCGGCAACTTGAATTGTTGTCTGATTATGGACTGGACTGGTCAAGTATAGACCAGGCATTGCGGCAGCCTGTAAAAATGGTGCTGTTGCAACGTTCCTGCGGTTACAGCACCAGGCCGTCCCTTAATATGAAACAGTTGGACAAGCTTTGCCGGTTTATAAAGGACAGGCAGCCGGATACCATTATCTTTGTAGATAATTGTTACGGTGAATTTGTCGAGGAGTCGGAACCAACTGAACATGGTGCTGATTTAATTGCCGGTTCGCTAATTAAGAACCCGGGGGGGGGATTGGCGCCTACCGGTGGTTATGTAGCTGGAAAACAATCACTGGTACGGTTGGCAGCCGGGCGTTTAACCGCCCCGGGTATCGGGTCTGATGTGGGGCCTACATTGGGCTGGCAGCGCCTTTTATACCAGGGATTATATATGGCCCCGCATGCTGTAATGGAAGCATTGCGCGGAGCTATCTGGGGGGCATGTTTTTTTCAGGAACTGGGGTTTGAGGTTTTTCCCACTCCAGAAATGTCCCGTACAGATATTATCCAAGCTGTGGTCTTGGGTTCTGCGGAACGATTGCAAGCATTTTGCCGGGGGGTCCAGGGTGCTTCGCCGGTGGACAGCCATGTTGCGCCGGTTCCAGCTCCCATGCCCGGCTATGCCCATTCGGTCATTATGGCCGCAGGTACCTTTGTGCAGGGCGCTTCGTTGGAATTTACCGCTGACGCGCCGGTGCGGGAACCATACGTGGCATATTTTCAGGGCGGCCTGTCGTTAAATTATACAAAAATAGGCTTGATACGAGCGGCCGCGGAAGTTTTACGGCGGTGA